In a genomic window of Weissella tructae:
- the cbpA gene encoding cyclic di-AMP binding protein CbpA, with amino-acid sequence MLESLVKSRDDIITITSNTTLQEALDILETENLRALAILDADGQMFRGVIYKMHLYKHLANKGDMTDSVTSLMRNMTKFINVDASFFDLIFALRDLPFISVLDDQHHFLGIITSNRLSEVFENSWTPDVGRYVMTLLTDGDRGSLEKITKIIARYTNILSLVTFDPDENIRTTRVVVTLPNAVDEARLSKIIRQLSRRGFHLESLEHL; translated from the coding sequence ATGCTTGAATCATTAGTTAAAAGTCGTGACGATATTATTACCATTACCAGTAACACGACTTTACAAGAAGCATTAGATATCTTAGAAACTGAAAATCTGCGTGCTCTAGCGATCTTAGACGCAGATGGCCAAATGTTTCGTGGTGTCATCTATAAGATGCATCTCTACAAACATTTAGCAAATAAAGGTGACATGACTGATTCAGTCACAAGTTTGATGCGTAATATGACTAAATTCATTAACGTGGATGCGTCATTTTTTGATCTTATTTTTGCCTTACGCGACTTACCTTTTATTTCGGTCTTGGACGATCAACACCACTTTTTAGGTATCATCACTAGTAATCGGTTAAGTGAGGTGTTTGAGAATTCATGGACGCCTGACGTAGGTCGCTATGTTATGACATTGTTAACTGATGGGGATCGCGGTAGTCTTGAAAAAATCACCAAGATTATTGCACGCTATACAAATATTTTATCCCTTGTCACTTTTGATCCAGATGAAAACATTCGAACAACACGTGTCGTTGTGACATTACCAAATGCCGTCGACGAAGCTCGTTTATCAAAAATTATTCGTCAACTATCCCGTCGGGGATTCCATCTAGAATCTTTAGAGCATCTCTAA
- the pth gene encoding aminoacyl-tRNA hydrolase — MKLIVGLGNIGREYDNTRHNIGFMALDALAERENLTFKMDSAHHAMIADWRYKGEKILLVKPTTYMNESGRAVGPLMKYYNLENEDVLVIHDDMDMDLGRLRLRATGSAGGHNGIKSLIQALGTKEFTRLKFGISHPKYESQAVIDFVLGKFTKDEMPDVMLGIDRTIEIIEGFGTGEKVQMLMNRFN, encoded by the coding sequence ATGAAATTAATTGTAGGATTAGGAAACATTGGTCGTGAATACGACAACACACGCCATAATATTGGGTTTATGGCCTTGGATGCTTTGGCAGAGCGCGAAAATCTAACATTTAAGATGGATAGTGCCCACCATGCAATGATTGCAGATTGGCGTTACAAGGGTGAAAAAATCTTGTTGGTGAAGCCAACAACTTATATGAATGAATCAGGTCGTGCTGTCGGACCTTTGATGAAGTACTACAACCTAGAAAACGAAGATGTTTTGGTAATTCACGATGATATGGACATGGATCTAGGCCGTTTGCGTTTGCGTGCAACTGGTTCTGCTGGTGGACATAATGGGATTAAGAGCCTAATTCAAGCATTGGGAACGAAAGAATTCACGCGTTTAAAGTTTGGGATTTCACATCCAAAATATGAAAGCCAAGCCGTTATTGATTTTGTCTTGGGGAAGTTTACTAAGGATGAGATGCCTGATGTGATGTTGGGAATTGATCGCACAATTGAAATTATTGAAGGCTTTGGTACTGGTGAAAAAGTACAAATGTTGATGAATCGTTTCAACTAA
- a CDS encoding FtsB family cell division protein, whose translation MAYMNGQANIQALNDAGRSELAFRQQELSYQRAIHRRRRIVCGLTMLIFTIVAMVQYHGQYVKYTSAQQSDVQMQKNLAKAQAENKQYTQTAKDLQKDDYLQKVVRERHLYTKDGETVFNLPTN comes from the coding sequence ATGGCATACATGAACGGACAAGCAAATATTCAAGCATTGAATGATGCGGGTCGCAGTGAATTAGCATTTAGACAACAAGAATTGTCTTATCAACGTGCTATTCACCGTCGTCGTCGCATCGTTTGTGGGTTAACGATGTTGATTTTTACAATTGTAGCGATGGTGCAATACCACGGGCAATATGTGAAGTACACGTCAGCGCAACAAAGTGACGTCCAAATGCAAAAAAACTTAGCTAAAGCGCAAGCTGAAAATAAGCAATATACGCAAACAGCAAAAGATTTGCAAAAGGATGATTACTTGCAAAAGGTTGTGCGTGAACGTCATTTGTACACGAAGGATGGCGAAACGGTATTCAACTTACCAACTAACTAA
- a CDS encoding RNA-binding S4 domain-containing protein, which yields MRLDKFLKVSRLIKRRTVAKEIADQGRIDINGKVAKSSSDVKTGDVLTIRFGNKTSEIQIDRIMDITKKDEAERMYTIQSESFTTE from the coding sequence ATGCGTTTAGATAAGTTTTTGAAGGTATCTCGTTTAATTAAGCGTCGTACGGTCGCAAAGGAAATTGCAGATCAAGGACGTATTGATATTAATGGTAAGGTTGCAAAGTCATCAAGTGACGTCAAGACTGGGGATGTACTAACGATTCGTTTTGGAAACAAGACAAGTGAAATCCAAATTGACCGTATTATGGATATCACAAAGAAGGATGAAGCAGAACGTATGTACACGATTCAAAGTGAATCATTTACAACAGAATAA
- a CDS encoding YihY/virulence factor BrkB family protein — protein MPQTLSKIWQNKYVQVIIDYFSRLDLGYASASIAYFSLLSIFPLLIVIGNLLSIVGLELDSVLRFLATFLPESIISILQPIVKSILFQNGIGVLSISLIVTLWSVTRLVASIRLSQNQIYGVPAKNIAIIDRFVSLFWLVLILSIASALLLFAAVGSNVLDLLPINADTVRTLKSAKPLIVFVGLFITLTLFNWLLPTKKPWLPWAVTGTIIEVLFMMVSAHFFSLYVGFIAQAYSFYQAINSVIITMVWMNFIAFVGLLGTIITAILNHLWPARDKNSRQKIVQLSQKMHITK, from the coding sequence ATGCCGCAGACTTTGTCTAAGATTTGGCAAAATAAATATGTTCAAGTCATCATTGATTATTTTAGTCGGCTTGATTTAGGCTATGCCAGTGCCTCAATTGCTTATTTTTCATTACTGTCAATATTCCCACTACTAATTGTCATTGGTAATCTCCTTTCAATTGTCGGTTTAGAGTTAGATTCAGTTCTGCGGTTTCTAGCAACATTTTTACCTGAATCAATCATCAGTATCCTACAACCCATTGTGAAATCTATTTTGTTCCAAAATGGTATCGGAGTCTTATCTATTTCTCTTATCGTGACTTTATGGTCCGTTACGCGATTAGTCGCTTCAATTCGGCTATCACAAAACCAAATTTATGGCGTGCCTGCGAAAAACATTGCCATTATCGATCGTTTTGTTTCCTTGTTTTGGCTAGTTTTGATTTTAAGTATCGCCTCTGCATTACTATTATTTGCAGCAGTTGGCTCTAACGTTTTAGACTTATTACCAATTAACGCTGATACTGTCCGTACGTTGAAATCAGCAAAACCATTAATTGTTTTCGTGGGATTATTTATTACCCTAACATTATTCAATTGGTTATTACCCACTAAAAAGCCGTGGTTACCCTGGGCTGTGACTGGAACAATTATTGAAGTGCTATTCATGATGGTGTCCGCGCACTTTTTCAGTCTCTACGTGGGATTTATTGCGCAAGCATACTCATTTTATCAAGCGATTAATTCTGTTATCATCACGATGGTTTGGATGAATTTCATAGCATTCGTTGGTTTATTAGGTACGATTATCACCGCCATTTTGAATCATCTTTGGCCTGCCCGAGATAAAAATAGCCGACAAAAAATTGTTCAATTATCACAAAAAATGCACATTACCAAATAA
- the tilS gene encoding tRNA lysidine(34) synthetase TilS — protein sequence MQARVLNANLIQALRQKKLFGKEDHVLVAVSGGEDSLNLLRWLTDGRLPDDLQPTVSAAYVNHQLRSDAAEEEAFVERVFQETPQLASGHMRRLTWDSQPTHSIEELAREGRYTLLAEIAREIGATVIVTAHHQDDQAETVLYKLIRGSRLSQLSGMSENTAFTENIRLVRPFLGLTKENMRTLNNHNVQEWVVDSSNEDVTFARNRLRHEILPGMKEVNTQVNEHLVRLGDQLAGQRALLAPFLANYVVEIEEGTFNWQLPVESCILVLQHWLTEIAVFDISDKQLGQVVQLMRNQNTNRGEVMLRNGRRFVRKGPYLRIESDKHNV from the coding sequence ATGCAAGCGAGAGTTTTAAATGCTAATTTAATTCAAGCGCTACGCCAAAAAAAGCTGTTTGGCAAAGAAGACCATGTATTAGTCGCCGTTTCTGGTGGTGAAGATTCACTAAATCTCTTACGGTGGTTAACGGATGGGCGCTTGCCTGATGACCTGCAACCAACGGTAAGTGCAGCATACGTGAATCATCAACTGCGGTCAGATGCCGCGGAAGAAGAAGCGTTTGTCGAACGGGTTTTTCAAGAGACACCGCAACTAGCGAGTGGGCATATGCGTCGTCTGACTTGGGATAGTCAGCCGACACATAGTATTGAAGAATTGGCGCGCGAAGGGCGTTATACGTTATTAGCTGAAATTGCGCGTGAAATTGGTGCAACCGTCATCGTGACAGCTCATCATCAAGATGATCAAGCGGAGACTGTGTTATACAAATTAATTCGTGGTAGTCGCTTATCACAATTAAGTGGTATGTCAGAAAATACAGCATTTACTGAGAATATCCGGCTAGTTCGCCCGTTTTTAGGGCTGACTAAAGAAAATATGCGTACACTTAATAACCATAATGTTCAGGAATGGGTCGTGGATTCCTCTAATGAAGATGTGACGTTTGCGCGGAATCGTTTACGTCATGAGATTTTACCGGGGATGAAGGAAGTGAACACACAAGTGAACGAACACTTGGTTCGTTTGGGTGATCAACTAGCAGGGCAACGCGCCTTGTTGGCGCCATTCTTGGCAAATTATGTCGTGGAGATTGAAGAAGGAACATTTAATTGGCAATTACCGGTTGAAAGTTGTATCTTGGTCTTGCAACATTGGTTAACTGAGATAGCAGTTTTTGATATTAGTGATAAACAATTGGGGCAAGTTGTTCAATTAATGCGTAACCAAAACACGAATCGTGGTGAAGTTATGTTACGAAATGGGCGACGTTTTGTGCGAAAAGGACCTTACTTGCGAATCGAATCGGATAAGCATAACGTATAG
- a CDS encoding putative polysaccharide biosynthesis protein: MGKQKMLAGAGVLAAAGIIAKILSALYRVPFQNLVGDTGFYVYQQVYPIYGIGMVMALSGWPLFISKVIAEQPNQAHRKRVAKQLFWLLSIISVMIFSVLFFGAPWIAEGMGNDMQLIPEIQAVSWLFLVMPFLAVGRGYTQGTMDMAPTAISQVLEQLARVVLIIGIAWFGVTNGWSVYKIGTWAMFAATVAGLIAALYLAWYVRRVPAEDVQTTAENMPWRTLWRRLWCEGGILAVVAALLVLLQLIDSFTITSLLQEFGQPMQQAAAEKGIYDRGQPLLQLGMVIATGLGTTLIPVMREKWLKQDEAGLRHDFQLTMRLALVSSSLVTIGLMAIMPSLNQMLFETSAGSTTLQWYILTIIPATLIVVMISILQSIDQGHGIAKWLVLTLLLKYVGNQLFIPSSGTSGAAISTAFCLVPLAIVVLKRVPKAWWQGMDWRRWTRHLVMLAIIVGLSATVMRGLMQILGADTRGMSVVVTILSIAVGLIAAFIGMRRWPVFAPTDWKHIPKGEYIQKQLKK, from the coding sequence ATGGGAAAACAAAAAATGTTGGCTGGAGCGGGTGTTCTAGCAGCCGCAGGTATTATAGCCAAAATTTTGAGTGCCCTATACCGGGTTCCGTTTCAAAATCTGGTTGGTGATACTGGGTTCTATGTCTATCAACAAGTGTATCCAATCTATGGAATAGGGATGGTCATGGCGTTAAGCGGTTGGCCACTCTTTATTTCAAAGGTGATTGCGGAACAACCTAACCAAGCCCATCGTAAACGGGTAGCAAAACAATTGTTTTGGTTGTTATCAATTATTAGTGTGATGATTTTTAGCGTATTATTCTTTGGTGCTCCTTGGATTGCTGAGGGGATGGGGAATGATATGCAATTGATTCCGGAAATCCAAGCGGTATCTTGGCTTTTCTTGGTAATGCCCTTTTTGGCTGTTGGCCGTGGGTACACACAAGGCACGATGGACATGGCACCTACCGCAATTTCGCAAGTACTTGAGCAATTAGCGCGAGTTGTTTTGATTATTGGAATTGCGTGGTTTGGCGTCACGAATGGTTGGTCGGTTTATAAGATTGGAACATGGGCAATGTTTGCAGCAACGGTCGCAGGATTAATTGCTGCTTTATATTTAGCTTGGTATGTTCGTCGTGTACCAGCAGAAGACGTGCAAACGACAGCAGAAAATATGCCATGGCGGACATTATGGCGTCGTTTGTGGTGTGAAGGTGGTATTTTAGCCGTTGTTGCAGCATTATTAGTCCTTTTGCAACTGATTGATTCATTTACTATCACCAGTTTATTGCAAGAGTTTGGTCAACCGATGCAGCAAGCAGCAGCTGAAAAAGGAATTTATGATCGTGGCCAACCTTTGTTACAATTAGGGATGGTTATCGCAACTGGATTGGGAACCACATTGATTCCCGTGATGCGTGAAAAATGGTTGAAGCAGGATGAAGCAGGATTGCGTCATGACTTCCAATTAACAATGCGTTTGGCATTGGTAAGTAGCTCACTGGTAACGATTGGGTTGATGGCTATTATGCCAAGTTTGAACCAAATGTTATTCGAAACGTCAGCGGGTAGCACAACCTTGCAGTGGTACATTCTAACGATTATTCCGGCAACATTGATTGTGGTAATGATTAGTATTTTGCAGAGTATTGATCAAGGACACGGTATTGCTAAATGGCTTGTGCTAACATTGTTATTGAAGTATGTGGGTAACCAATTGTTTATCCCAAGTTCAGGAACGAGTGGTGCAGCGATTAGTACCGCCTTTTGTCTAGTGCCATTGGCGATTGTTGTCTTGAAGCGTGTGCCGAAGGCTTGGTGGCAAGGGATGGATTGGCGTCGCTGGACGCGACATCTCGTGATGCTAGCAATTATTGTAGGGTTGAGCGCAACCGTTATGCGTGGCTTGATGCAAATTTTGGGCGCGGATACACGTGGTATGAGTGTTGTTGTGACAATCCTAAGTATTGCCGTGGGCTTGATTGCAGCGTTTATAGGTATGCGTCGTTGGCCTGTGTTTGCACCAACTGATTGGAAGCATATTCCTAAAGGGGAATATATCCAAAAACAATTAAAGAAATAA
- the mfd gene encoding transcription-repair coupling factor: MQLLELIAQNEDLQTLENVLPEGGRHVISGLTGTARTTYLAALHTKTDGPTVLIADNDYHADQIFEDLVGLLGENSVYLFPTEDTLATEVALTSPDALIARVSALHALRQNEHAIVITSVSGAQRYLPPVDSFDAAAITIDFSHEFELGDLQKQFHAMGYQKTAAVEQPGEFAVRGSIVDIFPMDAAYPVRMDFFDTELDSLRTFDVATQRSLDRLDDVQILPATDLIADEHRRTTFTTSLELMLTDQRDALEGAAKRHLTEGVQPLLDMLADYQMPGMVRAYLDVLYPERVSILDYVPENGVVIFDDYPRALENAAQFEVENNEWVSEQMASGLMLQPNDTGFKLAELARDVKQASILTTTLQRGIGNLRQTTLTNVTVRPAQQFFGQMPLLKNDVSRWQKQGYTILFLANTAERVEKTENTLNDFGVPTNAVRPDGLVTERTQVTELALSAGFEWPAQKLMIVTERELFQQVKKKAPRRQTVSNAERIKSYNELNVGDYVVHTNHGIGIYEGMETIERNGVKQDYITIGFQKDAKIFIPVTQLDLVQKYVGAAEKAPKINKLGGAEWQKTKAKVAKKVEDIADDLLALYAERELRQGYAFSPDGDAQQRFEAAFPYAETPDQSRSTEEIKRDMEKKRPMDRLLIGDVGFGKTEVAMRASFKAVNDHKQVAILVPTTILAQQHYESFVSRFEGTDAKIGVLSRFQSTKQRRETLEALALGELDVVIGTHRLLSKDVTFDNLGLLIVDEEQRFGVKHKERLKELEANVDVLTLTATPIPRTLNMSMVGVRDLSVIETPPANRYPIQTYVIEQNGQTIASGIERELARGGQVFYLHNRVDDIEKTVDYIQTLAPDARVTYVHGQMTETQLEGVLVDFINGEYDVLVTTTIIETGVDIPNANTLFVENADHMGLSQLYQLRGRVGRSNNLAYAYFMYPGTRSLSEESEKRLEAIRDFTELGSGFKIAMRDLSIRGAGDLLGQSQHGFINTVGYDLYMQMLNEAVEAKRGKKQVQKSDAELDLQCQAYLPQEYVSDGPQKIEIYQRIRKATQAAEFAEITDDLFDRFGELPETVEALIAVGQLKANADYAMITQIKRPRQHMQQIVVTFDEKVIDMNMVQMALKSAHMPGQVKQISQLELIIPIQPKQTELEWLKMLNSFAEALREARTKEK; this comes from the coding sequence ATGCAATTGCTCGAATTGATCGCACAAAATGAAGATTTACAAACGTTAGAAAACGTGTTGCCTGAAGGTGGGCGACACGTTATTTCTGGCTTAACAGGAACTGCTCGAACAACATATTTGGCCGCGCTTCACACGAAGACAGACGGACCAACAGTGTTGATTGCAGATAATGATTATCATGCCGACCAAATCTTTGAAGATTTGGTGGGGCTTTTAGGTGAGAACTCTGTCTATCTATTCCCAACCGAAGATACTTTAGCGACTGAAGTGGCTTTGACATCACCAGATGCGTTGATTGCGCGCGTGAGTGCATTGCATGCACTACGACAGAATGAACACGCTATTGTGATCACATCAGTTAGCGGTGCTCAACGTTATCTACCGCCAGTGGATAGCTTTGATGCTGCCGCAATCACTATTGATTTCAGTCATGAATTTGAATTAGGGGATTTACAAAAGCAATTTCATGCCATGGGATACCAAAAAACAGCAGCGGTCGAACAACCTGGTGAATTTGCTGTTCGTGGATCAATTGTCGATATCTTTCCTATGGATGCCGCGTATCCTGTCCGAATGGACTTCTTTGATACGGAATTAGATTCATTACGTACGTTTGATGTTGCGACACAACGTAGTCTTGATCGTTTAGATGACGTGCAGATTTTACCTGCGACGGATTTAATCGCGGATGAACATCGTCGTACAACATTTACGACTAGCTTGGAATTGATGTTAACGGACCAACGTGATGCATTAGAAGGGGCCGCTAAACGTCATCTGACTGAAGGTGTACAGCCACTATTAGACATGTTGGCAGATTACCAAATGCCAGGAATGGTCCGTGCGTATTTAGATGTCTTATACCCAGAGCGTGTAAGTATCTTGGACTATGTACCAGAAAACGGGGTTGTTATCTTTGATGATTACCCACGTGCCTTAGAAAATGCGGCCCAATTTGAAGTTGAAAACAACGAATGGGTGTCAGAGCAGATGGCATCTGGATTGATGTTGCAACCTAACGATACTGGTTTTAAATTGGCCGAATTAGCGCGTGATGTGAAACAGGCTAGTATTTTAACAACGACACTGCAACGTGGAATTGGTAATTTACGCCAAACAACGCTTACTAATGTGACAGTTCGTCCAGCTCAACAATTCTTTGGACAAATGCCACTGTTAAAAAATGATGTTAGTCGTTGGCAAAAGCAAGGTTATACCATTTTGTTCTTGGCAAACACAGCAGAACGCGTAGAAAAAACAGAGAATACCTTAAATGATTTTGGTGTCCCAACAAACGCAGTGCGTCCAGATGGTTTAGTAACGGAACGCACACAAGTAACAGAACTTGCATTGAGTGCGGGATTTGAATGGCCAGCGCAAAAATTGATGATTGTTACGGAACGCGAATTATTCCAACAAGTGAAGAAGAAAGCGCCACGTCGCCAAACAGTCTCAAATGCGGAACGCATTAAGAGTTATAACGAATTGAATGTTGGCGACTATGTTGTTCATACGAACCATGGAATTGGAATCTATGAGGGGATGGAGACAATTGAACGTAATGGTGTTAAGCAAGACTACATTACGATTGGTTTCCAAAAAGATGCGAAAATCTTTATTCCAGTTACGCAATTAGATCTTGTACAAAAGTATGTTGGAGCGGCTGAAAAAGCGCCTAAGATTAATAAATTGGGTGGTGCCGAATGGCAAAAGACAAAGGCTAAGGTTGCGAAGAAGGTTGAAGATATTGCGGATGACCTTCTAGCGTTATACGCTGAACGTGAATTGCGTCAAGGGTATGCGTTTAGTCCCGACGGGGATGCCCAACAACGCTTTGAAGCGGCCTTTCCTTATGCAGAAACACCTGACCAAAGTCGTTCAACTGAAGAAATTAAACGTGACATGGAAAAGAAGCGTCCGATGGATCGTTTGTTGATTGGGGATGTCGGTTTTGGAAAAACCGAAGTTGCGATGCGGGCTAGCTTTAAGGCGGTTAATGATCATAAGCAAGTGGCCATTTTAGTGCCAACGACTATTCTGGCTCAGCAACATTACGAATCATTTGTGAGCCGTTTTGAAGGCACTGATGCGAAAATTGGGGTGTTATCACGATTCCAAAGCACGAAGCAACGACGTGAAACCCTTGAAGCGTTAGCCTTGGGAGAATTAGATGTTGTGATTGGAACACATCGTCTGCTTTCAAAAGACGTGACATTTGATAATCTAGGGTTGTTGATTGTCGATGAAGAGCAACGTTTTGGTGTGAAGCATAAAGAGCGTCTAAAAGAGCTAGAAGCAAATGTTGACGTCTTAACGTTGACGGCAACACCTATTCCACGAACATTGAATATGTCGATGGTTGGGGTACGTGACTTGTCAGTGATTGAAACACCACCAGCCAATCGTTACCCCATTCAAACATATGTCATTGAACAAAATGGTCAGACAATTGCGAGTGGAATTGAACGTGAATTAGCACGTGGCGGGCAAGTCTTTTACCTCCACAATCGCGTGGATGACATCGAAAAAACAGTCGATTATATTCAAACATTAGCCCCAGATGCACGTGTAACTTATGTGCATGGTCAAATGACTGAAACCCAATTAGAAGGTGTCTTAGTCGATTTCATCAATGGTGAGTACGATGTATTGGTCACGACCACGATTATTGAAACGGGTGTTGATATTCCAAATGCGAATACATTGTTTGTTGAAAATGCAGACCATATGGGATTGTCACAACTGTATCAATTACGTGGACGTGTTGGTCGATCAAACAATTTAGCTTATGCCTACTTTATGTATCCAGGGACACGTTCTTTGAGTGAGGAGAGTGAAAAGCGTTTAGAAGCCATTCGTGATTTTACAGAACTGGGTTCTGGTTTCAAGATCGCCATGCGTGATCTTTCGATTCGTGGGGCCGGTGATCTCCTAGGACAGAGCCAACACGGATTTATTAATACCGTGGGATATGACCTATACATGCAGATGTTGAACGAAGCAGTTGAGGCTAAACGTGGTAAGAAGCAAGTGCAAAAGTCTGACGCGGAACTTGATTTGCAATGCCAAGCTTACTTGCCACAAGAGTACGTTAGTGATGGTCCGCAAAAGATTGAAATTTACCAACGTATTCGTAAGGCAACACAAGCGGCTGAATTTGCGGAAATCACAGATGATTTGTTTGATCGCTTTGGTGAATTGCCTGAAACGGTAGAAGCATTAATCGCCGTAGGTCAATTAAAAGCAAATGCTGATTATGCGATGATTACGCAAATCAAGCGTCCACGCCAACACATGCAACAAATTGTGGTGACCTTTGATGAAAAGGTTATCGACATGAATATGGTGCAAATGGCGTTGAAATCAGCACATATGCCAGGACAAGTGAAGCAAATTAGTCAATTGGAATTGATTATTCCAATTCAGCCTAAGCAAACAGAATTAGAATGGTTGAAGATGTTAAATAGCTTTGCGGAAGCGTTACGTGAAGCGCGAACAAAGGAAAAGTAA
- the hpt gene encoding hypoxanthine phosphoribosyltransferase produces the protein MTQWDMNNDIERVLYSEADIAAAAKRVGEELAADYEGRTPMILSVLKGAVLWTVDVMRHMQYSDVEFIDVSSYHGGIASSGEVELNIDLQTDIKGRDIIIMEDIVDTGRSLKFMIELLESRGAASVKVASLLDKKEGRVVEANVDYVGFDVPKAFVVGYGLDYKQLYRNLPYVGILKREVYDTAHADLVDTADITSEH, from the coding sequence ATGACGCAATGGGACATGAATAACGATATTGAACGTGTACTTTATAGTGAGGCTGATATCGCTGCCGCTGCAAAGCGAGTAGGTGAAGAATTAGCTGCTGACTATGAAGGACGAACACCTATGATCCTTTCAGTATTGAAGGGGGCTGTATTGTGGACTGTTGACGTGATGCGTCACATGCAATACTCAGATGTCGAATTCATCGACGTATCTAGTTATCATGGTGGAATTGCTTCTTCAGGTGAAGTAGAGCTAAACATTGACTTGCAAACAGATATTAAGGGTCGTGACATCATTATCATGGAAGACATCGTGGACACAGGACGTTCATTGAAGTTCATGATTGAATTGTTGGAATCACGTGGCGCTGCATCTGTTAAGGTTGCAAGTTTGTTGGACAAGAAAGAAGGGCGTGTTGTTGAAGCGAACGTAGATTACGTTGGTTTTGATGTACCAAAGGCCTTCGTGGTTGGATATGGGCTTGATTACAAGCAACTATACCGTAACCTACCATACGTTGGGATTTTGAAGCGTGAAGTATACGATACTGCCCACGCTGATTTAGTGGATACAGCAGACATTACGTCTGAACACTAA